In one Candidatus Neomarinimicrobiota bacterium genomic region, the following are encoded:
- a CDS encoding CDP-alcohol phosphatidyltransferase family protein: MKHFNLPNWISISRILLTVPCLMFFDAGDNYPGLLMLALMIVSDYADGILARRMKMVSDVGKALDPLSDKIVTVILISYLILEKSFPIWFVSTLIFRDLILSYLGLKVKKNTGVMPQANMAGKIAVNGIAIMIIGWFMDWEWMKLIGLWGSVVIILYSSVVYFRDYYKLLRVENLSKESQ, translated from the coding sequence ATGAAACACTTCAACTTGCCAAACTGGATTTCTATCAGCCGAATATTGTTGACAGTTCCATGTTTAATGTTTTTTGATGCCGGGGATAATTATCCCGGTCTGTTGATGCTCGCGCTGATGATCGTTTCTGATTATGCGGACGGGATATTAGCCAGAAGAATGAAAATGGTTTCCGATGTTGGAAAAGCGCTCGACCCTTTAAGTGATAAAATTGTAACAGTTATACTGATTTCATATCTAATTTTGGAAAAAAGTTTTCCGATATGGTTTGTATCAACTCTTATTTTCAGGGACCTCATATTGTCGTATCTGGGGTTAAAAGTCAAAAAGAATACGGGTGTTATGCCTCAGGCAAACATGGCGGGGAAAATCGCTGTAAACGGCATCGCCATAATGATTATAGGGTGGTTCATGGACTGGGAATGGATGAAATTAATCGGGCTATGGGGAAGCGTAGTGATCATTTTATACTCGTCCGTTGTTTATTTTCGGGACTATTATAAACTGCTGAGGGTTGAAAATTTAAGTAAGGAGTCACAATAA
- the waaF gene encoding lipopolysaccharide heptosyltransferase II: MERKRFLIIRLSSIGDILLTTPFIRSLRQRFDDALIDYLVKDEHRELLEHNPYLDEIHPFNTANGLKEIQKWRRFIRQKGYSEIFDLHRNLRSILMTGAVRGVKVRRVNKRLVKRYILIKFGINLYRNITPLPERYLETASAYGIEDDGKGLDLFPNKNIDIFNQNRSSHRYKIAMAPGAGFYTKRWPIEYYAELGDNLIENADAQIILIGSTENKQTADEIKRRMKNDVRDLTGDYTIPETAAIIKTVDAVITNDSGLMHVAVSQDVPVVSFFGSTTEELGFFPYNDNSKVLEVRGLKCRPCTHIGRESCPLGHFNCMKEITPTAAYEAVVGQLSRKL, encoded by the coding sequence ATGGAACGTAAACGATTCTTAATCATTAGATTAAGTTCTATCGGTGATATATTGCTTACGACTCCATTTATTCGATCATTAAGGCAACGGTTCGATGACGCCCTGATCGATTATCTTGTTAAAGATGAACACCGTGAATTATTAGAACATAATCCTTACCTCGACGAAATACATCCGTTCAATACGGCAAATGGACTCAAGGAGATACAAAAGTGGAGGAGATTTATACGTCAGAAGGGATATTCTGAGATATTCGATCTTCACAGGAACCTTCGTTCCATCCTTATGACCGGAGCAGTAAGAGGTGTAAAAGTGCGCAGAGTAAACAAAAGACTTGTGAAGAGGTACATCCTCATCAAATTCGGTATAAACCTATACAGAAATATAACACCTCTGCCCGAAAGATATTTAGAAACAGCATCGGCTTACGGGATTGAGGATGATGGAAAGGGGTTGGATCTGTTTCCTAACAAGAATATTGATATTTTCAATCAAAATAGGAGCTCGCACAGGTATAAAATCGCCATGGCGCCCGGAGCCGGATTTTATACAAAAAGATGGCCTATCGAATATTATGCGGAATTAGGGGACAATCTAATAGAAAATGCCGACGCTCAAATTATCTTAATCGGTTCCACGGAGAATAAACAAACAGCTGATGAGATAAAAAGAAGAATGAAGAACGATGTGAGAGATCTGACCGGTGATTATACTATCCCGGAGACGGCGGCAATTATAAAAACTGTTGACGCTGTGATTACTAACGACAGCGGTCTGATGCACGTTGCCGTTTCTCAGGATGTCCCTGTTGTATCTTTTTTCGGTTCCACCACGGAAGAGCTGGGTTTTTTCCCGTATAATGACAATAGTAAGGTTTTAGAGGTCAGGGGACTGAAGTGCAGACCCTGCACTCATATAGGTAGAGAGAGCTGTCCGTTGGGTCACTTTAATTGTATGAAAGAAATTACTCCCACCGCAGCCTACGAAGCTGTTGTCGGACAATTATCAAGAAAACTATGA
- a CDS encoding ATP-binding cassette domain-containing protein, translating into MINLVNASYKFSGQAGNNEFAIKNLSLMIEKGEFVSLIGSNGCGKSTVAMILNGVYELDSGYLEVDGMRVVDKTDKTNARKKIAVIFQNPSEQLIAGSVEADVAFTLENFGIEVKTIRERVDASLNLFNLNDVRGKHPGELSGGEQQRVVLAGVWALQPDYIICDEVTTYLDHYSTKLIIKMLHDFTEKDGGVLFITQYPIETMNSDRLLIMKDGEIISEGKPESILRDSEMLLKANHIVPHEIIFEELTKNYSGRGI; encoded by the coding sequence TTGATAAACCTGGTTAACGCATCCTATAAATTCAGCGGACAAGCGGGCAATAACGAATTTGCAATTAAGAATCTTTCGCTGATGATTGAAAAAGGGGAATTTGTTTCTTTGATAGGCTCTAACGGCTGTGGGAAATCAACAGTTGCAATGATATTAAACGGCGTGTATGAACTTGATTCAGGGTATTTAGAAGTGGATGGGATGAGGGTTGTCGATAAAACCGATAAGACCAACGCAAGAAAAAAGATCGCCGTTATTTTTCAAAACCCATCGGAGCAATTAATTGCCGGCTCGGTGGAAGCTGATGTAGCATTCACGCTTGAAAATTTCGGAATTGAAGTAAAGACGATTCGAGAGCGAGTTGATGCATCGCTGAATCTATTTAACTTGAATGACGTTAGAGGTAAGCATCCCGGAGAATTGTCCGGAGGTGAACAACAAAGGGTCGTCCTTGCGGGCGTATGGGCTCTTCAGCCCGATTATATCATTTGTGATGAGGTAACAACTTATCTTGATCATTATTCCACAAAGTTGATTATAAAAATGCTTCACGACTTCACCGAGAAAGATGGAGGGGTTCTTTTTATCACTCAATATCCTATTGAAACAATGAATTCCGACAGGCTTCTAATTATGAAGGACGGTGAAATTATATCCGAAGGAAAGCCGGAAAGTATACTACGGGACAGCGAGATGCTGCTGAAAGCAAATCATATCGTACCCCATGAAATCATTTTTGAGGAGCTGACTAAAAATTATTCAGGACGAGGAATTTGA
- a CDS encoding ABC transporter ATP-binding protein has protein sequence MNLLNLNKINFSYDELPTGNSFQLNISDFSLEAGESLAVTGNSGAGKTTFAKLLSGILKPSTGEFQILQKGMKIGMSFQFPENQFYLDTVLDDIVAGLLAKGTDEKEAISSAKEALEMVNLKPTVFGKRSHTTLSAGERRRAAIAILFSLRPDLYIIDEPTAGLDGIEIENLSNIFNSLSDEGKTLIIISQDTTFIAETCQRIVLFDRGSIVCDDSVYDFFTNREVTQKYGIEVPPSAKFVMSKEFIDLRDNTKSLKLKDIMSLVVNKRVAEDNILTA, from the coding sequence TTGAACTTATTAAATCTAAATAAAATCAACTTCTCGTATGATGAGCTTCCAACCGGTAACTCATTTCAGCTGAATATATCTGATTTCAGTTTGGAAGCAGGTGAATCTCTCGCGGTAACCGGCAACTCCGGCGCGGGTAAGACTACTTTTGCAAAATTACTTTCCGGTATTCTAAAGCCATCGACCGGTGAATTTCAGATTTTGCAAAAAGGAATGAAAATCGGTATGTCATTTCAGTTTCCGGAAAATCAATTTTACCTGGACACTGTTTTGGACGACATTGTAGCGGGGCTATTGGCGAAAGGAACAGACGAAAAGGAAGCAATCTCCTCTGCCAAGGAAGCTTTAGAAATGGTCAATTTGAAACCTACGGTATTCGGAAAGCGCAGCCACACGACTTTGAGCGCAGGAGAACGAAGAAGAGCGGCAATAGCGATTCTTTTCAGTCTTCGTCCCGACCTGTATATCATAGATGAACCGACTGCCGGTCTCGATGGAATCGAGATAGAAAATCTTTCTAACATTTTCAACTCGTTATCGGATGAGGGAAAGACGCTGATAATAATTTCTCAGGATACAACCTTCATAGCGGAAACCTGTCAAAGGATAGTGCTTTTTGACAGGGGAAGCATAGTCTGCGATGATTCTGTTTACGATTTCTTCACCAACAGAGAGGTGACACAGAAGTATGGAATAGAAGTACCGCCTTCGGCTAAATTTGTGATGTCCAAAGAATTCATCGATCTGAGGGATAATACAAAGAGCCTAAAATTAAAAGATATTATGAGCTTAGTTGTGAATAAGAGGGTAGCAGAGGATAACATATTAACGGCATGA